One genomic segment of Natranaeroarchaeum aerophilus includes these proteins:
- a CDS encoding 50S ribosomal protein L22 produces MGINYSVDADPETTAKAMLRERHMSHKHSRAIAREIKGKTAADAVEYLEAVIAEEQPVPFRQHNSGVGHRSGIDGWDAGRYPEKASNAFIDLLQNGMNNAEQQGFDGEEMIIEHVAAHKVGEVQGRKPRAMGRASPWNTMEVDVELILAEPEEGGDE; encoded by the coding sequence ATGGGAATCAACTACAGCGTCGACGCCGACCCGGAGACCACCGCGAAAGCGATGCTTCGGGAGCGTCACATGAGCCACAAGCACAGCAGGGCGATCGCCCGAGAAATCAAGGGCAAGACGGCCGCCGACGCGGTCGAGTACCTCGAAGCGGTCATCGCCGAGGAACAACCCGTCCCGTTCCGACAGCACAACAGCGGTGTTGGCCACCGCTCGGGCATCGACGGCTGGGACGCCGGACGATACCCCGAGAAGGCCAGCAATGCCTTCATCGATCTGCTGCAGAACGGTATGAACAACGCGGAACAGCAGGGATTCGACGGCGAGGAGATGATCATCGAACACGTCGCCGCCCACAAGGTCGGCGAAGTCCAGGGCCGCAAGCCCCGCGCGATGGGTCGTGCGAGCCCCTGGAACACGATGGAAGTCGACGTCGAGCTGATCCTCGCGGAACCCGAGGAGGGAGGTGACGAATAA